The Saprospiraceae bacterium genome includes a window with the following:
- the rpoC gene encoding DNA-directed RNA polymerase subunit beta' — MLKKKSVKPTKGFESITISLSSPDEILERSYGEVLKPETINYRSYKPERDGLFCERIFGPVKDYECYCGKYKRIRYKGIVCDRCGVEVTEKKVRRERMGHIKLVVPVVHIWFFKSLPNKIGYLLGYSSKKLESIIYYERYVVVQAGVKENDISKHELLTEEEYFDILDTLPKDNQLLDDSDPNKFIARMGAEAVKDLLERINLDELSFELRHQAANETSQQRKSEALKRLRVVEAFRDGMRSTENRPEWTIIQYLPVTPPELRPLVPLDGGRFASSDLNDLYRRVIIRNNRLKRLLEIKAPEVILRNEKRMLQEAVDSLFDNSRKSNAVKAEGGRSLKSLSDVLKGKQGRFRQNLLGKRVDYSGRSVIVVGPTLLLHECGIPKGMAAELFKPFVIKKLIERGVVKTVKSAKKLVDKKDPVIWEILENILKGHPVLLNRAPTLHRLSIQAFQPKLVEGKAIQLHPLVCGAFNADFDGDQMAVHVPLGHAAILEAQMLMLSAHNMLNPQDGSPVTLPSQDMILGLYYLTKPRKSVGDIKVKGEGKTFYSAEEVVIAFNEGMIDLHAPIKVRARIENNNADMVTSIIETTVGRVIFNQATPPTVPFINQLLTKKNLKKIIADIITRTDFTSTAKFLDEIKNLGFFWAYKGGLSFNLGDLITPSIKEKTLLEAQEEVDEVWENYNMGLITPNERYNQVIDKWTFADNKITDNLMKEIAQHKQGFNSVFMMLDSGARGSKQQIKQLCGLRGLMAKPRKSGDTGGAIIENPILANFLEGLSVLEYFISTHGARKGLADTALKTADAGYLTRRLVDVAQDVIITEEDCATLRGIDTEALKDNENIIETLASRIVGRYSLYDVTDPVTDALLVEAAGYISPDIADNIEKAGIEMVTIRSVLTCETKVGVCAKCYGKNLATGRRVEMGDAVGIIAAQSIGEPGTQLTLRTFHVGGIASVSKTESEITTKYEGVIEFDNIKVTEQVEGGAKSKVVLSRSGEIRVVDTETKKVYNSYFIPYGSTLLVDDKQKVSKGGTLCEWDPFNNLIISEFGGIAQFEDIEEGVTFRVERDDQTGYAEKVIIESKNKKKIPVIKIVSPSGDELKNYNLPVGSYISIEDNAEIVPGQKIVKIPRNLGKIQDITGGLPRVTELFEARNPSNPAITAEIDGIITYGKIKRGNREIFIDDEKTGQRRKYLVGLSKHLLVQEGDFVRAGMQLSDGAVAPLDILNIKGPFAVQSYLVNGVQEVYRSQGIAINDKHIEVIVRQMMRRVEIVDPGDTTFLEGEAVDRHEFNEQNDWIFDKKVVTDPGDSQNFKAGQIVSIRQFREENSSLKRNDKKIVVMRDAVPATSSVILQGITRASLGVESWISAASFQETTKVLSTAAISAKRDSLSGLKENVIVGKNIPAGTGLRHFNRLEVESVDEYNVI; from the coding sequence ATGTTAAAAAAGAAAAGTGTAAAACCCACTAAAGGATTTGAATCTATCACGATTAGTCTCAGTTCACCTGATGAAATACTTGAGAGGTCTTATGGTGAGGTATTAAAACCGGAAACCATCAATTACAGGTCTTATAAACCTGAAAGAGATGGACTTTTTTGTGAAAGAATATTTGGTCCTGTAAAGGATTACGAATGTTATTGCGGAAAATATAAGCGAATCAGATATAAAGGAATCGTCTGCGACAGATGTGGAGTGGAAGTGACCGAAAAGAAAGTGAGAAGAGAGAGGATGGGCCATATAAAGTTGGTAGTTCCTGTAGTCCATATTTGGTTTTTCAAATCATTGCCAAACAAAATAGGGTATCTCTTAGGATACTCTTCAAAAAAACTGGAGTCTATCATCTATTATGAAAGATATGTAGTTGTTCAGGCAGGTGTTAAAGAAAATGACATTTCAAAGCATGAATTGCTGACAGAAGAAGAATACTTTGATATCCTGGATACGCTTCCAAAAGACAATCAGCTACTTGATGATTCTGATCCCAATAAGTTTATAGCAAGAATGGGAGCTGAAGCTGTCAAAGATCTTTTGGAAAGAATCAATCTTGATGAGCTATCTTTTGAATTGAGACATCAGGCAGCAAATGAAACATCTCAGCAAAGAAAATCAGAAGCTTTGAAGCGTCTGCGTGTGGTAGAAGCATTCAGAGATGGTATGAGATCGACAGAAAACAGACCTGAATGGACCATAATCCAATACTTACCGGTCACACCTCCTGAGCTGAGGCCTTTAGTACCTTTGGATGGCGGTAGATTTGCAAGTTCTGACCTGAATGACTTGTACAGAAGGGTCATCATCAGAAACAACCGTCTTAAGAGATTGCTCGAGATCAAAGCTCCTGAAGTCATTCTCAGAAACGAGAAGAGAATGTTGCAGGAAGCTGTAGATTCGCTATTTGACAACTCAAGGAAATCCAATGCAGTAAAAGCTGAAGGCGGACGTTCTTTGAAATCATTGAGTGATGTTTTAAAAGGAAAGCAAGGTCGTTTCCGCCAAAACCTACTCGGTAAAAGGGTGGATTATTCCGGACGATCGGTTATTGTGGTCGGGCCTACACTTCTATTACACGAGTGTGGAATACCAAAAGGTATGGCTGCAGAATTATTTAAGCCATTTGTCATCAAAAAACTGATAGAGAGAGGCGTTGTAAAAACAGTAAAATCTGCTAAGAAGCTCGTTGATAAAAAAGACCCGGTAATCTGGGAAATTCTTGAAAATATACTAAAAGGACACCCCGTTTTATTAAACCGGGCCCCTACACTTCACCGATTGTCTATCCAGGCATTTCAACCTAAATTGGTAGAGGGAAAGGCAATCCAATTGCACCCTTTAGTTTGTGGTGCGTTCAATGCGGATTTTGATGGTGACCAGATGGCTGTGCATGTTCCACTAGGGCATGCTGCAATACTTGAGGCTCAAATGTTGATGCTTTCGGCACACAATATGCTGAACCCTCAGGATGGCTCTCCGGTGACACTTCCGTCTCAGGATATGATTTTAGGCCTGTATTACCTTACAAAACCAAGAAAGTCAGTAGGAGATATTAAAGTGAAAGGTGAAGGAAAAACTTTCTACAGTGCCGAAGAAGTCGTGATTGCCTTTAATGAGGGTATGATAGACCTTCATGCCCCAATAAAGGTAAGGGCTAGAATAGAGAATAATAATGCTGATATGGTAACAAGTATCATTGAGACTACAGTAGGAAGAGTGATCTTCAATCAGGCCACTCCACCGACGGTACCATTTATCAATCAGCTACTCACCAAAAAGAACCTTAAGAAGATCATTGCTGATATCATCACAAGGACAGATTTTACATCAACTGCAAAATTCCTTGATGAAATAAAAAATCTTGGCTTCTTCTGGGCATATAAAGGTGGACTTTCATTCAATCTTGGTGACTTGATCACTCCTTCCATCAAGGAGAAAACCCTTTTGGAAGCACAGGAAGAAGTGGATGAAGTATGGGAAAACTATAATATGGGTCTTATCACGCCAAATGAACGATACAATCAGGTCATTGATAAGTGGACATTTGCAGATAATAAGATCACTGACAACCTGATGAAAGAAATTGCTCAGCACAAGCAAGGATTCAACTCAGTGTTTATGATGCTTGATTCAGGTGCAAGGGGTTCGAAGCAACAGATCAAACAGTTGTGCGGATTGAGAGGACTGATGGCAAAACCGAGAAAATCAGGAGATACAGGTGGTGCGATCATCGAAAACCCCATCCTTGCCAACTTCCTTGAAGGATTGTCTGTACTTGAATATTTTATTTCGACACACGGTGCGAGAAAGGGTCTTGCTGATACAGCGCTTAAGACTGCTGATGCGGGATATCTTACAAGAAGGCTTGTAGATGTAGCACAAGATGTAATTATCACAGAAGAAGATTGTGCTACACTCAGAGGGATTGATACTGAAGCGCTTAAAGACAACGAAAATATTATCGAAACATTGGCATCACGGATTGTAGGCCGATATTCATTATATGATGTGACTGATCCGGTGACTGATGCTTTATTAGTGGAGGCTGCAGGATATATTTCTCCGGACATTGCTGATAACATCGAAAAAGCAGGGATTGAAATGGTAACCATCAGATCAGTACTCACTTGCGAAACAAAAGTAGGAGTTTGTGCTAAATGTTATGGTAAAAACCTTGCAACTGGCAGAAGAGTAGAAATGGGCGATGCCGTGGGTATCATCGCTGCTCAGTCTATCGGCGAACCAGGCACACAGTTGACGCTACGTACATTTCACGTAGGTGGTATCGCCTCAGTATCCAAAACAGAATCTGAAATTACAACAAAATATGAAGGCGTAATTGAATTTGACAATATTAAGGTCACTGAACAAGTGGAAGGTGGTGCGAAATCCAAGGTTGTATTGTCAAGGTCCGGTGAAATCAGAGTTGTAGATACTGAAACTAAGAAAGTCTATAATTCATATTTTATACCTTATGGTTCTACTCTTTTAGTAGATGATAAACAAAAAGTTAGCAAAGGAGGAACTTTATGCGAATGGGATCCTTTCAACAACCTGATTATCTCAGAATTTGGAGGTATTGCACAGTTTGAAGATATCGAAGAAGGTGTGACTTTTCGTGTAGAAAGAGATGATCAGACAGGATATGCTGAAAAAGTCATCATTGAATCTAAGAATAAGAAAAAAATACCGGTCATCAAGATTGTTTCTCCTTCAGGCGATGAGTTGAAAAATTACAACTTGCCTGTTGGATCATACATCTCTATAGAAGATAATGCTGAAATAGTACCTGGACAAAAGATAGTAAAAATACCTAGGAACCTTGGTAAAATCCAGGATATCACGGGTGGTCTTCCGAGGGTTACTGAATTGTTTGAAGCAAGAAACCCTTCCAATCCGGCCATCACAGCTGAAATCGATGGTATCATCACTTATGGTAAAATCAAGAGAGGTAACAGAGAGATATTTATTGATGATGAGAAGACAGGTCAAAGACGTAAGTATCTGGTCGGATTATCAAAACACTTACTCGTTCAGGAGGGTGATTTCGTGAGAGCTGGTATGCAGTTGTCAGATGGTGCTGTAGCTCCACTTGACATTCTAAATATCAAAGGTCCGTTTGCAGTACAATCTTATCTTGTGAATGGAGTTCAGGAAGTTTATCGTTCTCAGGGTATTGCCATCAATGACAAACACATCGAAGTTATAGTTAGGCAGATGATGAGAAGGGTAGAAATTGTGGATCCAGGAGATACGACATTCTTGGAAGGAGAAGCTGTAGATCGTCACGAGTTCAATGAACAAAATGACTGGATATTTGACAAAAAAGTTGTCACGGATCCCGGAGATTCTCAG
- the rpoB gene encoding DNA-directed RNA polymerase subunit beta, translated as MTSNGIAAAAGNQRVNFGKIKLANQYPDLLEIQIKSFQEFFQLETTPENRGNEGLYRVFQENFPISDARNIFVLEFLDYFIDPPRYTIEECMQRGLTYSVPLKAKLRLSCNDEEHVDFQTIVQDVFLGNIPYMTNKGTFVINGAERVVVSQLHRSPGVFFSQTFHPNGTKIFSARVIPFKGAWMEFATDINSVMYAYIDRKKKFPVTTLLRAIGFDSDKDILNLFGLAEEISTDKQSLKAAIGRKLAARVLRKWTEDFVDEDTGEVVTIERNEIILERDVILDEENIEMIADAETDQIILQKENLDEDYTIIYNTLQKDPSSSEVEAVTQIYRQLRGTDPPDEETARGIIEKLFFSDKRYNLGEVGRYKINRKLKLELGKDVLVLTKEDIISIVKYLVSLVNQKAELDDIDHLANRRVRTVGEQLYAQFGVGLARMTRTIRERMNVRDNEVFTPIDLINARTLSSVINSFFGTSQLSQFLDQTNPLSEITHKRRISALGPGGLSRERAGFEVRDVHYSHYGRLCTIETPEGPNIGLISTLCVHAKVNKMGFLETPYRKVLEGKVDVSGEIQYLSAEAEDYRRIAQANAQIAESGAFVKDRIKSREHGEFPVLTPSEVEYMDIAPNQIVGVSASLIPFLENDDANRALMGSNMQRQALPLVRPKSPIVGTGLEAKVAEDSNMLINAEGEGIVEYVDANEIIIKYDKSEEEMLVSFDDNIKKYNLIKFIRTNQGSCINLKPIVKKGQRVKKGSLLCEGYATENGELALGQNLQVAFMPWKGYNFEDAIVLSERVVKEDVFTSLHIESYEIDVRDTKLGEEELTNDIPNVSEEATKDLDENGIIRIGAWVKEGDILIGKITPKGESDPTPEEKLLRAIFGDKAGDVKDASLKASPSTNGVVISKQLFARAKKDKFQKVQEKELLSKLEDTHAINLNELKTILVDKLMTLLDGKISEGVRSIYNEELIPKGAKFAPKSFKELEYSQVDYSGWTKDGATNEMIARLLHNYSIKVNEELGRYKREKFNISIGDELPAGVLKLAKVYLAKKRKLKVGDKLAGRHGNKGIVSRIVREEDMPFLEDGTPVDIVLNPLGVPSRMNLGQIFETVLGWAGKKMNIKFATPIFDGASLEEIEGYIEKAGLPAYGQTYLYDGETGDRFHQQATVGVIYMLKLSHMVDDKMHARSIGPYSLITQQPLGGKAQFGGQRFGEMEVWALEAYGAANILRELLTIKSDDIIGRAKAYEAIVKGENIPEPNIPESFNVLVHELRGLALDIKFD; from the coding sequence ATGACATCAAACGGAATAGCTGCCGCAGCCGGAAATCAAAGAGTCAACTTCGGCAAAATTAAATTAGCAAACCAATATCCTGACTTACTTGAAATTCAAATCAAATCTTTTCAGGAATTTTTTCAACTTGAAACTACACCCGAAAATAGAGGAAACGAGGGACTCTACCGTGTTTTTCAGGAAAATTTTCCAATTTCAGATGCTAGAAATATTTTCGTACTGGAGTTTCTTGACTATTTCATTGACCCTCCTAGGTATACCATTGAGGAATGTATGCAAAGAGGATTGACCTACAGTGTTCCCCTAAAGGCAAAACTAAGACTTTCATGTAACGATGAAGAACACGTAGATTTTCAAACTATTGTTCAGGATGTGTTTTTGGGTAATATCCCTTACATGACCAACAAAGGTACATTTGTGATCAATGGAGCTGAAAGAGTCGTTGTTTCTCAACTTCACAGATCACCTGGTGTATTTTTCAGTCAGACTTTTCACCCTAATGGAACTAAAATATTTTCTGCCAGAGTTATCCCGTTCAAAGGGGCATGGATGGAATTTGCTACAGACATCAACTCTGTCATGTATGCATATATAGACAGGAAAAAGAAATTTCCAGTTACGACCTTACTCCGAGCGATTGGTTTTGATTCAGACAAAGATATTCTTAATCTTTTTGGCTTAGCTGAAGAGATTTCTACTGATAAGCAGTCGTTAAAGGCAGCAATTGGTAGAAAACTAGCTGCTAGGGTTTTGAGAAAATGGACAGAAGACTTTGTGGATGAAGATACCGGAGAGGTTGTCACCATCGAAAGGAACGAAATCATTCTTGAAAGAGATGTAATCCTTGATGAGGAAAACATAGAGATGATAGCAGATGCTGAAACAGATCAAATCATCCTTCAGAAAGAGAACCTCGACGAAGATTATACCATCATTTATAATACTTTACAGAAAGATCCGTCTTCTTCTGAAGTGGAAGCTGTCACTCAAATTTATCGACAATTAAGAGGTACTGATCCACCCGATGAAGAAACTGCTAGAGGTATCATAGAAAAATTATTCTTCTCAGATAAGAGATATAATCTCGGAGAAGTTGGTAGATATAAAATAAACAGAAAGCTTAAGCTGGAATTAGGTAAGGATGTACTTGTATTAACAAAGGAAGATATCATATCCATAGTCAAGTATCTGGTAAGTCTTGTCAACCAAAAAGCAGAATTGGATGATATAGATCACCTTGCTAATCGTAGAGTAAGAACAGTAGGGGAGCAGCTTTATGCTCAGTTTGGCGTAGGTTTGGCTCGTATGACAAGGACAATAAGAGAGCGTATGAATGTCAGAGACAATGAAGTTTTTACACCAATTGATCTGATCAATGCCCGAACGCTGTCTTCTGTCATCAATTCATTTTTTGGAACAAGCCAGTTGTCACAGTTTTTGGATCAGACCAATCCACTATCAGAAATTACACACAAAAGGAGGATATCTGCTTTGGGTCCTGGTGGTTTGTCACGGGAGCGTGCGGGTTTTGAAGTACGTGACGTTCATTATTCTCACTATGGCAGACTTTGTACTATTGAGACACCGGAAGGACCGAATATCGGCCTTATCTCCACACTTTGTGTACACGCAAAGGTCAACAAAATGGGATTTCTGGAAACTCCTTACAGGAAAGTACTGGAAGGAAAGGTGGATGTGTCCGGTGAAATACAATATCTTTCTGCAGAAGCTGAAGATTACAGGCGGATAGCTCAAGCTAATGCTCAGATTGCTGAATCCGGGGCATTTGTGAAAGACAGAATCAAATCAAGAGAACATGGCGAATTTCCAGTATTGACACCTTCAGAAGTTGAATACATGGATATTGCACCCAATCAAATCGTTGGTGTTTCAGCGTCTTTGATTCCTTTCCTTGAAAATGATGATGCCAACAGGGCCTTGATGGGTTCTAACATGCAACGTCAGGCACTTCCATTGGTGAGACCTAAATCACCTATAGTTGGAACAGGTCTGGAAGCAAAAGTAGCAGAAGATTCCAACATGCTGATCAATGCAGAAGGAGAAGGTATAGTCGAATATGTAGACGCTAATGAGATTATCATTAAATATGACAAATCAGAAGAAGAGATGTTGGTTTCTTTTGATGATAATATAAAAAAGTATAATCTCATTAAATTCATAAGGACGAATCAGGGTTCCTGTATCAATCTCAAGCCAATTGTTAAAAAAGGCCAGAGAGTGAAAAAAGGAAGTCTTCTTTGTGAGGGATATGCTACTGAAAATGGTGAGTTGGCACTTGGTCAGAATCTCCAGGTGGCATTCATGCCATGGAAAGGTTATAACTTTGAAGATGCCATCGTTCTTTCAGAAAGGGTAGTTAAGGAGGATGTGTTTACTTCTTTGCACATAGAGAGTTATGAAATCGATGTTAGAGATACAAAACTTGGTGAAGAAGAACTGACTAATGATATACCAAATGTAAGTGAGGAAGCTACAAAAGATCTGGATGAAAATGGTATCATTCGTATAGGAGCATGGGTGAAAGAAGGTGATATCCTGATCGGAAAGATTACACCGAAGGGAGAATCTGATCCTACACCTGAAGAAAAGCTTTTAAGGGCCATTTTTGGTGATAAAGCAGGTGATGTTAAAGATGCTTCCCTCAAGGCTTCTCCTTCTACTAATGGTGTGGTGATAAGTAAACAACTATTTGCAAGAGCTAAAAAGGATAAGTTCCAAAAAGTTCAGGAAAAAGAATTGTTGTCAAAGCTTGAAGACACACATGCTATCAACCTTAATGAATTAAAAACCATCCTTGTAGATAAGTTGATGACACTGCTGGATGGTAAAATTTCAGAAGGTGTCAGAAGTATTTACAATGAAGAATTGATACCCAAAGGAGCTAAATTTGCGCCTAAATCATTTAAGGAATTAGAATATTCTCAGGTTGATTATAGCGGGTGGACAAAAGATGGAGCTACCAACGAAATGATAGCCAGACTATTGCACAATTACTCAATTAAAGTTAATGAGGAGCTTGGCAGATACAAGAGAGAGAAATTCAATATCAGTATAGGGGATGAGTTACCTGCAGGTGTATTAAAGCTAGCAAAAGTGTATCTTGCAAAAAAACGTAAGTTGAAAGTGGGAGACAAACTTGCAGGGCGACACGGTAACAAGGGTATCGTTTCCAGAATCGTAAGGGAAGAGGATATGCCGTTTCTCGAAGATGGAACTCCTGTGGACATCGTGTTGAACCCGCTTGGGGTACCATCAAGGATGAACTTAGGTCAGATATTCGAAACCGTACTCGGATGGGCCGGTAAAAAAATGAATATCAAGTTTGCAACACCTATCTTTGATGGAGCCAGTCTGGAAGAGATCGAAGGATATATAGAAAAAGCAGGCTTACCGGCTTATGGTCAAACTTATCTTTATGATGGTGAGACAGGCGATAGATTCCATCAGCAGGCAACTGTAGGAGTCATATACATGTTGAAACTTTCTCACATGGTTGATGATAAAATGCATGCAAGATCCATTGGGCCTTACTCTCTTATCACTCAGCAACCACTTGGTGGTAAAGCACAGTTTGGTGGTCAGAGATTTGGAGAGATGGAGGTTTGGGCACTTGAAGCTTATGGTGCTGCCAATATCCTCAGAGAATTACTCACCATAAAATCTGATGATATCATCGGTAGAGCCAAAGCCTACGAAGCGATTGTGAAAGGAGAAAACATACCTGAACCAAATATTCCTGAATCATTCAATGTATTGGTTCATGAATTACGAGGCCTTGCTCTGGATATTAAGTTTGATTAA
- the rplL gene encoding 50S ribosomal protein L7/L12 — protein sequence MADLKAFAEQLVNLTVKEVSELAQILKDEYGIEPAAAAVAVAAPAAGGGAAADAPVEKTEFDVHLTSAGANKLAIVKEVKTLLNLGLKEAKDLVDAAPSVLKAGASKAEAESMKATLEGAGASVELK from the coding sequence ATGGCAGATTTAAAAGCATTCGCAGAGCAATTAGTAAACTTAACAGTTAAAGAAGTAAGTGAATTGGCTCAGATTTTAAAAGACGAATACGGTATCGAACCAGCAGCAGCAGCTGTTGCAGTAGCAGCACCAGCAGCAGGCGGAGGCGCAGCAGCAGATGCTCCGGTTGAAAAGACAGAGTTTGATGTACATCTTACATCAGCAGGTGCTAACAAGCTTGCGATCGTGAAAGAGGTGAAAACCTTACTAAATCTTGGATTGAAAGAGGCTAAAGACCTTGTAGATGCAGCTCCATCAGTTCTCAAAGCTGGTGCTTCAAAAGCTGAAGCTGAGTCTATGAAGGCTACCCTTGAAGGTGCAGGTGCTTCTGTAGAATTAAAGTAA
- a CDS encoding 50S ribosomal protein L10, with translation MTKTDKGLLIQELREKFENASFFYVTDASSLTVAKINQLRRTCFEKGIDIKTVKNTLAIKAMDDHAESKNFKAIFSAFKGQSTVLFSNDGKLPASLIKEFRGKDTRPVLKAAYIDSDVFFGDDQLDILTKLKTKNELIGEIIFTLQSPAQNVISALKSGGATIAGVLKTLEERG, from the coding sequence ATGACAAAGACAGATAAAGGTTTATTAATACAGGAGTTAAGAGAAAAGTTTGAAAATGCTTCATTTTTTTATGTCACAGACGCTTCAAGTCTTACAGTAGCTAAAATCAATCAGTTAAGAAGAACATGCTTTGAAAAAGGTATAGATATCAAGACTGTGAAGAACACCTTGGCTATCAAGGCAATGGACGATCATGCTGAAAGTAAAAATTTTAAGGCAATATTCAGCGCATTTAAAGGTCAGAGTACCGTGTTGTTTTCAAATGATGGCAAATTGCCGGCATCTTTAATCAAAGAATTCAGAGGTAAGGACACCAGACCTGTACTGAAAGCAGCATATATTGATTCTGATGTATTCTTTGGTGACGACCAGTTAGATATTCTCACAAAACTCAAAACTAAAAATGAGCTTATCGGTGAGATTATCTTTACATTACAGTCACCGGCTCAAAATGTAATAAGTGCATTAAAATCCGGAGGGGCAACCATTGCGGGTGTACTAAAAACTCTTGAGGAAAGAGGGTAA
- a CDS encoding 50S ribosomal protein L1 has product MAKVSKKRQVVNSKVDPTKFYALKDAAALVKEVNTTKFDASVDIHIRLGVDPRKADQAIRGTVTLPHGTGKVKRVLVLCTPDKEAEAKAAGADHVGLDEYITKIGQGWTDVDVIIAMPNVMAKVGQIGRILGPRGLMPNPKTGTVTLNVGAAVEEVKAGKISFRVDKYGIIHSPIGRVSFAPEKISENAQELISTLEKMKPSTAKGTYMKSISIASTMSPGIAVDTKSIK; this is encoded by the coding sequence ATGGCAAAAGTTAGTAAAAAAAGACAAGTTGTCAACTCTAAAGTTGATCCTACAAAGTTTTACGCCTTAAAAGATGCCGCTGCTTTAGTCAAAGAAGTCAATACTACCAAGTTTGATGCTTCTGTTGATATTCATATCCGATTGGGTGTGGATCCTAGAAAAGCAGATCAGGCCATTAGGGGTACAGTTACACTACCACATGGAACTGGAAAAGTTAAAAGAGTATTAGTACTTTGTACACCTGACAAAGAAGCTGAAGCAAAAGCTGCTGGGGCTGATCACGTAGGTTTAGATGAGTACATCACAAAAATCGGACAAGGTTGGACAGATGTTGATGTGATCATCGCGATGCCCAATGTCATGGCAAAAGTTGGTCAAATCGGTCGTATCCTTGGACCTCGAGGTTTGATGCCAAACCCTAAGACCGGTACAGTTACACTCAATGTTGGAGCTGCAGTTGAAGAAGTAAAAGCAGGTAAGATTTCATTCAGAGTAGATAAGTATGGTATCATACATTCACCTATCGGAAGAGTGTCATTCGCACCTGAAAAGATTTCTGAAAACGCTCAGGAGTTGATATCAACCTTAGAAAAAATGAAACCTTCAACTGCGAAAGGTACCTACATGAAATCTATCAGTATTGCGAGCACTATGAGTCCTGGTATTGCTGTTGACACAAAATCTATTAAATAA
- the rplK gene encoding 50S ribosomal protein L11: MAKEIQTYVKLQVKGGQANPAPPVGPALGSKGLNIMEFCKRFNAETQDQTGKILPVLITVYKDKSFDFVIKTPPAAIQLMELAKIKSGSSVPNRNKVGTVTWDQIHGIAESKMKDLNAFTVESAMRMVAGTARSMGITVSGDAPWGNQSAASEEN, encoded by the coding sequence ATGGCAAAAGAAATTCAAACATATGTAAAACTTCAGGTAAAAGGCGGTCAGGCTAACCCTGCACCACCAGTAGGTCCTGCTTTGGGTTCTAAAGGTTTGAACATAATGGAATTCTGTAAGAGATTTAATGCAGAGACACAAGATCAGACTGGTAAAATTTTACCTGTATTGATTACTGTTTACAAAGATAAATCTTTCGATTTTGTTATAAAGACACCTCCGGCAGCAATACAATTGATGGAGCTCGCTAAGATCAAAAGTGGTTCTTCAGTTCCTAACCGTAACAAAGTAGGTACTGTAACCTGGGATCAGATTCATGGAATCGCAGAAAGTAAAATGAAAGACCTAAATGCCTTTACAGTAGAGTCCGCTATGAGAATGGTTGCGGGTACAGCAAGGAGTATGGGTATTACAGTTTCTGGAGATGCACCTTGGGGCAACCAATCCGCAGCATCTGAAGAGAATTAA
- the nusG gene encoding transcription termination/antitermination factor NusG: protein MSEDKKWYSLRVVSGKEKSIKERIELEIKRSNWENVVTQVLVPSEKVYKIRNGKKVILERNILPGYILVEADPTKFSGEVVQTISNVANVIHFLGKNNPVPMTQTEANRMLGKVDDSQEVTAAMIEPFIVGETIKIIDGPFNDFIGDVKEVNEDKKKLKVIVKIFGRGTEVELNYMQVEKQS from the coding sequence ATGTCCGAAGATAAAAAGTGGTACTCCCTTCGAGTAGTAAGTGGTAAAGAAAAAAGTATCAAAGAAAGAATTGAGCTTGAAATCAAAAGAAGTAACTGGGAGAATGTAGTCACTCAGGTACTTGTTCCTTCGGAAAAAGTGTATAAAATAAGAAACGGGAAAAAAGTCATTCTCGAAAGAAATATACTTCCGGGCTATATTTTGGTGGAGGCTGACCCAACAAAATTTTCGGGTGAAGTGGTACAAACGATTTCTAATGTTGCCAATGTGATACATTTCTTGGGAAAAAACAATCCGGTGCCTATGACTCAGACCGAAGCCAATAGGATGCTCGGCAAAGTAGATGATTCTCAGGAGGTTACAGCTGCAATGATTGAACCATTTATTGTAGGCGAAACCATCAAAATTATTGATGGGCCATTCAATGATTTCATCGGGGATGTCAAAGAAGTGAATGAAGATAAAAAGAAGTTAAAGGTCATTGTAAAAATATTTGGTAGAGGTACAGAAGTGGAACTCAACTATATGCAGGTTGAAAAACAATCATAA
- the secE gene encoding preprotein translocase subunit SecE, with protein sequence MENIRLYLKESYDELMNHVTWPSWDELMSSAKLVLVSTIILSLIVFIFDFIANSSLKFIYEL encoded by the coding sequence ATGGAAAATATTAGATTATATCTCAAGGAAAGTTATGATGAATTGATGAATCATGTAACATGGCCATCTTGGGATGAACTTATGAGTAGTGCCAAACTTGTCTTAGTTTCAACAATTATATTATCACTGATAGTATTCATTTTTGACTTTATCGCAAATAGTTCTCTTAAATTTATTTACGAACTATAA